In Clostridium sp., one DNA window encodes the following:
- the lacB gene encoding galactose-6-phosphate isomerase subunit LacB, giving the protein MIISLGSDHIVPDIKMKISQYLKSKGHEVIDNGTYDFVRTHYPIFGKKTAEKVISKEADLGIVLCGTGVGISNSVNKVKGVRAALVRDVTTARYAKEYLNANVIAFGGRITGIGIIENIIDVFLESEYKPTKENIEIIKEIDGLISDDSGQFGNEHFFDEFIDKWNNGGYPKE; this is encoded by the coding sequence ATGATAATTTCGCTTGGCAGTGATCATATAGTTCCAGATATTAAAATGAAGATTTCACAATATTTAAAGTCAAAAGGCCATGAGGTTATTGATAATGGTACTTATGATTTTGTAAGAACCCATTACCCTATATTCGGTAAAAAGACGGCTGAAAAAGTTATTTCAAAAGAGGCTGATTTAGGAATAGTTTTGTGTGGAACAGGGGTGGGAATATCAAACTCGGTTAATAAAGTAAAGGGAGTAAGAGCAGCATTAGTAAGAGATGTCACTACAGCAAGATATGCAAAAGAATACCTAAATGCCAATGTTATAGCGTTTGGAGGCAGAATAACAGGAATAGGGATTATTGAAAATATTATAGATGTTTTTCTTGAATCAGAGTACAAGCCTACCAAAGAAAATATTGAAATAATAAAAGAGATAGATGGTTTGATAAGTGATGATAGTGGACAATTTGGTAATGAACATTTCTTTGATGAATTCATTGATAAATGGAATAATGGAGGTTATCCAAAAGAGTAG
- the lacA gene encoding galactose-6-phosphate isomerase subunit LacA codes for MKVAIGSDTDGFELKEYLKNYLKGKGYEVIDKTPERGLNFVQSSKFVAKSILNKDVERGIAIDQYGAGSFMVGCKHKGIICAEVSDEHSAKMTSQHNSANMITIGAGIVGKKIAEAILDAYLNEKYAGGRHQIRIDMLNKML; via the coding sequence ATGAAAGTAGCAATTGGATCAGATACAGATGGCTTTGAATTAAAAGAATATTTAAAAAATTATTTAAAGGGCAAAGGTTATGAGGTAATTGATAAGACACCTGAGAGAGGGCTTAATTTTGTCCAGTCATCAAAATTTGTTGCAAAATCGATTTTAAACAAAGATGTTGAGAGGGGAATAGCAATTGACCAATATGGAGCTGGTTCATTTATGGTTGGCTGTAAACACAAGGGGATAATTTGTGCAGAAGTATCAGATGAACACTCAGCAAAAATGACAAGTCAGCACAACTCTGCAAATATGATTACAATTGGAGCTGGAATTGTGGGCAAAAAGATTGCTGAAGCAATTTTGGATGCATATTTGAATGAAAAATATGCAGGTGGAAGACACCAAATAAGAATTGATATGTTGAATAAAATGTTATAA